A region of Selenihalanaerobacter shriftii DNA encodes the following proteins:
- the polA gene encoding DNA polymerase I, producing MEKNDRLFLLDGNSLLHRAFYALPKTLQTSEGEYTNAVFGFTKMLLRLIEEEDPDALAVAFDLAAPTFRHKEYEEYKAQRKKTPDELSPQFDLIKEVLTAFKIPVLQLEGYEGDDIIGTLAQAGAQEGYQVTITTGDRDALQLVTEDIEIMYTKRGITNIVKYDLDKVREDYELEPKKLIDMKGLMGDKSDNIPGVDGIGEKTSTKLLHQFDSLEEVLDNIDQVSGKKRKERLREQGDRARMSKKLATIKLDVPIDYDLEEFTLVEPDQDKLVEVFSKLEFNTLLKEFGGYDTLSFSEDFELITDYSQLDKLINNLKEEKQIGFKFNFAETKLYQQKANGLTIVYNDQEAYYIDMKELEAKEVVKALKDYFEDEEVKKLSLDSKQNLLYLKELGVEVEGLDFDPLLAGYLLRPSNKKQDLEDLLTEYLKVELSEVDDEVEQETQLVRSLFKLKEKLIKDLKDKGLLELFVDVELPLIPVLVELELNGIAVDEDELERLSSKLQEKLDSICTKVYELSGEEFNLNSPKQLGEILFEKLGLPVIKRTKTGYSTSASVLEELEGKHEIIPLVLEYRQYQKLKSTYVDPLADLINHQTDRIHTSFNQMVTATGRLSSTEPNLQNIPIRTEEGREIRKVFVAEEGKKLLAVDYSQVELRVLAHISQDENLIEAYINNEDIHTKTAAEVFGVEAENVTYEQRRRAKAINFGIAYGISPWGLAKDIDVSNKEAEDYIDQYFNRYPKVKEYMDEKIQDAKDQGYVKTILNRRRYLPEINSSNYHRRSFAERMAINTPIQGSAADIMKLAMLAASTTLKERGLESEILLQVHDELVFEVPTEELEEVQQIMKEKMESVIELDVPLIVDLNVGKNWRDMEEVE from the coding sequence ATGGAAAAGAATGATCGTTTATTTTTATTAGATGGAAATAGTTTATTACATAGGGCATTTTATGCATTGCCTAAAACTTTACAGACATCAGAAGGTGAATATACTAATGCAGTCTTTGGATTCACTAAGATGTTATTAAGATTGATAGAAGAAGAAGATCCAGATGCTTTAGCAGTTGCATTTGATTTAGCAGCTCCTACTTTTCGACATAAGGAATATGAAGAATACAAAGCCCAACGAAAAAAGACTCCAGATGAATTAAGCCCTCAATTTGATTTGATCAAAGAAGTATTAACTGCTTTTAAGATTCCAGTTTTACAATTAGAGGGTTATGAAGGAGATGATATTATTGGGACTTTAGCCCAAGCTGGTGCCCAGGAAGGATATCAAGTCACCATTACTACTGGAGATAGAGATGCATTACAGTTAGTAACTGAGGATATAGAGATTATGTATACTAAACGTGGTATCACTAATATTGTAAAATATGATTTAGATAAAGTAAGGGAAGATTATGAGTTAGAACCAAAGAAATTAATAGATATGAAAGGTTTAATGGGCGATAAATCAGATAATATTCCAGGAGTTGACGGAATTGGTGAGAAGACATCTACTAAGTTGTTGCATCAATTCGATAGTTTAGAAGAAGTATTAGATAATATTGACCAAGTTTCTGGAAAGAAGAGGAAGGAAAGATTAAGAGAACAAGGTGATAGAGCTAGAATGAGTAAGAAGTTAGCTACTATTAAATTAGATGTTCCTATAGATTATGATTTAGAAGAATTTACTTTAGTTGAACCAGATCAAGATAAATTGGTTGAAGTTTTTAGTAAATTAGAATTTAATACTCTTTTAAAGGAATTTGGTGGTTATGATACTCTTTCTTTTAGTGAGGATTTTGAACTAATTACTGATTATTCCCAATTAGATAAGTTAATTAATAACTTAAAAGAAGAAAAGCAGATTGGTTTTAAGTTTAATTTTGCAGAAACTAAGTTATATCAGCAAAAAGCAAATGGATTAACTATAGTCTATAATGATCAAGAAGCATATTACATAGATATGAAAGAATTAGAGGCTAAAGAAGTAGTTAAAGCATTAAAAGATTACTTTGAAGATGAAGAGGTTAAGAAGTTAAGTTTAGATAGTAAACAGAATTTACTTTATCTTAAAGAGCTAGGAGTAGAAGTAGAAGGATTAGATTTTGATCCTCTATTAGCAGGATATCTCTTGCGTCCGTCAAATAAAAAGCAAGATTTAGAAGATTTATTAACAGAGTATTTAAAAGTGGAATTATCAGAGGTTGATGATGAAGTTGAGCAAGAAACACAATTAGTAAGAAGTCTATTTAAATTAAAAGAGAAATTAATCAAAGATTTAAAAGATAAAGGTTTACTAGAACTTTTTGTTGATGTAGAGTTGCCATTAATCCCAGTTTTAGTTGAATTAGAATTAAATGGAATTGCAGTTGATGAAGATGAATTAGAACGATTATCTAGTAAACTACAAGAGAAATTAGATTCTATTTGTACTAAAGTCTATGAATTATCCGGAGAAGAATTTAATCTGAATTCTCCAAAGCAGCTAGGAGAAATTCTTTTTGAAAAGCTAGGTTTACCAGTTATTAAGCGTACTAAGACAGGTTATTCTACTAGTGCTTCTGTTTTAGAAGAATTAGAAGGTAAACATGAAATTATTCCTTTAGTATTAGAATATAGACAGTACCAAAAGTTAAAGTCAACATATGTTGACCCATTAGCGGACTTAATTAATCATCAAACCGATAGGATACATACTTCCTTTAATCAAATGGTAACTGCCACCGGTAGATTAAGTAGTACTGAACCTAATCTACAGAATATACCAATTAGAACTGAAGAAGGAAGAGAAATTAGAAAAGTATTTGTAGCTGAAGAAGGAAAAAAATTATTAGCCGTTGACTATTCTCAAGTAGAATTAAGAGTTTTAGCACATATTTCTCAAGATGAGAACTTAATCGAAGCTTATATTAATAATGAAGATATTCATACTAAGACAGCAGCAGAAGTCTTTGGTGTTGAGGCTGAGAATGTGACTTATGAACAAAGAAGAAGAGCTAAAGCTATTAACTTTGGAATAGCTTATGGTATAAGTCCATGGGGATTAGCAAAAGATATTGATGTAAGTAATAAAGAAGCCGAAGATTATATTGACCAGTATTTTAATCGCTATCCAAAGGTAAAAGAGTATATGGATGAAAAGATTCAGGATGCGAAGGATCAAGGATATGTTAAGACAATTCTAAATCGTCGACGTTACTTACCAGAAATTAATAGTAGTAATTATCATCGTCGTAGTTTTGCAGAAAGAATGGCAATTAATACTCCGATTCAAGGTAGTGCTGCAGATATTATGAAATTAGCTATGCTAGCTGCTTCAACTACTTTAAAAGAAAGAGGATTAGAAAGTGAGATCCTGCTGCAGGTTCATGATGAATTAGTTTTTGAAGTACCAACTGAAGAATTAGAAGAAGTCCAACAGATTATGAAAGAAAAAATGGAAAGTGTAATTGAATTAGACGTGCCATTGATAGTAGATTTAAATGTAGGTAAGAATTGGCGTGATATGGAAGAGGTAGAGTAG
- a CDS encoding S-layer homology domain-containing protein: MQKKIISTILVMILITVLSLPVLAAGQVNDIKGHWAETEINELLSKNILSTYNNGNFKPNQPITRAEFASGLARALNLPPIGVTTLTDIQSHKSKGYIAALVRDEIITGYPDNTFKPEKEITRAELVTMLMRALELNKMETEIKLNKSYYPDMTVKHWANNAVNLSSYLDIISGYPDGTFKPNDFVTRAETAKMLDSFLNLKVIKGRLVEKYPLSKKIQVTKLDDSKVTLSLANQPLMGRNKRLINLEGLRRHDNLHVIVNKANEIKYLKAYGIVTEDDLALEVSEMTNGTFDPNEIKKLSKGDTKVIESKIQTEVSDMTQGVLSPSEVQAVAEGDLDTVKPKVRQGIKNELVKQGITPIEAQGLLDTDWNLLQTAGKLRLTEAVSMETGLPVNMTRALFDQNWTEVKKLAELELMQRMAAEIMNSELTS, encoded by the coding sequence ATGCAGAAAAAGATTATTAGTACAATATTAGTTATGATACTTATTACAGTATTAAGTCTACCAGTATTAGCCGCTGGTCAAGTAAATGATATTAAAGGACATTGGGCTGAAACAGAGATTAATGAATTATTATCAAAGAATATCTTATCTACCTATAATAATGGGAATTTCAAACCAAATCAACCAATCACTAGAGCAGAATTTGCTTCTGGATTGGCTAGAGCTTTAAATCTACCACCAATAGGTGTAACTACTCTTACAGATATTCAATCTCATAAGTCTAAAGGCTATATTGCGGCTTTAGTTCGAGATGAGATTATTACTGGATATCCTGATAATACTTTCAAACCAGAAAAGGAGATTACTAGAGCTGAATTAGTAACTATGTTGATGAGAGCTTTAGAATTAAATAAGATGGAGACTGAAATTAAACTAAATAAAAGTTATTATCCAGATATGACAGTAAAACATTGGGCTAACAATGCCGTTAATCTGTCGTCTTATTTAGATATAATTTCTGGTTATCCAGATGGAACATTTAAACCAAATGACTTTGTGACTCGAGCAGAAACTGCTAAAATGTTAGATAGTTTCCTTAACTTAAAAGTAATTAAAGGGCGATTAGTAGAAAAGTATCCTTTATCTAAGAAGATTCAAGTAACAAAGCTTGATGATTCAAAGGTTACCCTTAGCTTAGCTAATCAACCATTAATGGGTAGAAATAAACGTTTAATTAATTTAGAAGGCTTAAGAAGACATGATAATCTACATGTAATTGTAAACAAAGCTAACGAAATTAAGTATTTAAAAGCCTATGGTATAGTTACTGAAGACGACTTAGCTCTAGAAGTGAGTGAAATGACTAATGGTACCTTTGACCCTAATGAGATTAAAAAATTATCCAAAGGTGACACAAAAGTTATTGAGTCTAAAATCCAGACTGAAGTAAGTGATATGACTCAAGGTGTTTTAAGTCCTAGTGAAGTACAAGCTGTAGCTGAAGGAGATTTAGATACTGTTAAACCTAAAGTTCGTCAGGGAATTAAAAATGAATTAGTAAAACAAGGTATAACACCTATCGAAGCACAAGGTCTTTTAGATACAGATTGGAATTTACTACAGACTGCTGGAAAATTAAGATTAACTGAAGCTGTTTCTATGGAAACAGGATTACCAGTAAATATGACTAGAGCACTCTTTGACCAGAATTGGACAGAAGTTAAGAAATTAGCAGAGTTAGAATTAATGCAGAGAATGGCAGCTGAAATTATGAATAGTGAATTAACGTCTTAA
- a CDS encoding helix-turn-helix domain-containing protein — protein MSYGVGLDYLTVEKVAELLVVKSEVIEGYLYAGELPGIKTGEEWRIEVEDLKEFITGLMADQEKEKEFKQHQPQEVAIDWTLDECGNCGELGIINKESHPFCSSDCQEVADLGFQAL, from the coding sequence ATGAGCTATGGAGTAGGCTTAGATTACTTAACAGTTGAAAAGGTAGCAGAATTATTAGTTGTTAAGTCAGAGGTTATTGAAGGTTATTTATATGCAGGAGAATTGCCTGGAATTAAAACAGGTGAAGAGTGGAGAATAGAAGTCGAGGATTTAAAAGAGTTTATAACTGGATTAATGGCTGATCAAGAAAAGGAGAAAGAATTTAAGCAACACCAACCACAAGAGGTTGCTATAGACTGGACCTTAGATGAATGTGGTAATTGTGGGGAACTAGGCATAATTAATAAAGAATCTCACCCTTTCTGCTCATCAGATTGTCAAGAAGTAGCTGATTTAGGATTTCAGGCCTTATAG